A portion of the Drosophila innubila isolate TH190305 chromosome 3L unlocalized genomic scaffold, UK_Dinn_1.0 0_D_3L, whole genome shotgun sequence genome contains these proteins:
- the LOC117787846 gene encoding zinc transporter 1, with protein MSKYSGKKCRLLSMMWLTAFFFFVEIVVGYVTNSMALVADSFHMLGDIAALVISFLSVKMSPKKWSKNTFGWARAEVLGALVNAVFLVALCFSITIEACKRFIEKEPIHRADLLLIVGILGLLVNLIGLALLYEHGGHHGHSHGGGLTRNHSRLTELANMDEVDDDQNDYAFEKQKEQKPVKKSSHGHSHDPGQMNMRGAFLHVLSDALGSVIVIVSALIVEYTEWEYRLYIDPALSIVLVALILHSVWPLLRESALILLQTVPTHIQVDAIQKRLLEKVDGVLAVHEFHVWQLAGDRIIASAHIRCRNLSEYMKIAEKVKEFFHNEGIHSTTIQPEFSEIEGCNMSDGTSSINMSGSDCCALDCPTTDEGCVKATCCQNNNKLNPLPSPTNSPYLCRQRNAARQAGDVEAGSLLENGSQAVSNGGAAITAAAEPTPKNELV; from the exons ATGTCCAAATATTCGGGCAAAAAATGTCGCCTGCTTTCGATGATGTGGCTAACggccttcttcttcttcgtggAGATTGTTGTGGGATATGTGACCAATTCCATGGCCCTGGTCGCGGACAGTTTTCACATGCTGGGCGATATTGCCGCCCTGGTCATATCATTCCTATCAGTTAAA ATGTCACCTAAGAAGTGGTCCAAGAACACCTTTGGCTGGGCACGTGCCGAGGTTTTGGGTGCTCTCGTTAATGCCGTATTCCTCGTAGCGCTCTGTTTCAGCATCACAATCGAGGCATGCAAAAG ATTCATCGAAAAGGAGCCAATACATCGGGCCGATCTGCTGCTCATTGTCGGTATTTTGGGTCTGCTGGTGAACTTGATAGGCCTGGCTCTGCTTTATG AGCACGGTGGTCATCATGGACATTCACATGGCGGTGGCTTGACCCGCAATCACAGTCGCCTCACGGAGCTGGCCAACATGGACGAGGTGGATGACGATCAGAATGATTATGCATTTGAGAAGCAAAAGGAGCAAAAGCCAGTGAAAAAATCGAGCCATGGTCATAGTCATGATCCTGGCCAGATGAACATGCGTGGCGCCTTTCTGCACGTGCTCAGCGATGCCCTTGGCAGTGTGATTGTCATTGTCAGTGCATTGATCGTGGAGTACACTGAATGGGAATATCGCCTGTATATTGATCCAGCTTTATCCATTGTCCTCGTCGCGCTCATTTTGCACTCGGTTTGGCCGCTGCTTCGGGAATCTGCATTGATTCTGCTGCAAACGGTTCCCACGCACATTCAGGTGGACGCGATACAGAAGCGTCTGCTGGAGAAGGTCGACGGTGTGCTGGCCGTGCACGAGTTCCATGTCTGGCAATTGGCCGGAGATCGCATCATTGCCTCGGCACACATACG CTGCCGCAATTTGTCCGAGTACATGAAGATAGCTGAGAAAGTGAAGGAGTTCTTTCACAATGAGGGCATACACTCGACCACCATACAGCCGGAGTTCAGTGAGATTGAGGGCTGCAACATGTCCGATGGCACCTCGAGCATTAATATGAGCGGCTCCGATTGCTGTGCCCTCGACTGCCCCACCACGGATGAGGGCTGTGTGAAGGCCACCTGCTGtcagaacaacaataaattg AATCCGCTGCCCTCACCCACAAATTCGCCGTATCTGTGTCGTCAACGGAATGCGGCACGTCAGGCTGGCGATGTGGAGGCCGGCTCCTTGCTGGAAAACGGCAGCCAGGCGGTGAGCAATGGAGGTGCGGCAATCACAGCAGCTGCGGAGCCAACGCCAAAGAATGAATTGGTCTGA